A DNA window from Fusobacterium perfoetens ATCC 29250 contains the following coding sequences:
- a CDS encoding sigma 54-interacting transcriptional regulator, protein MKKRISIITNAKEIRSAMKEQVEFIFDGLVDCDIYSIEDGSINNLKKSDLYLLSSSAYEFLDDKFLKNKNIVIADLTLTKENLNYLKNFPNKTKIIFFNVSFKMAIETISMMYHLGINNIEFIPAYPNMENFPDGEIIMTPAETQLLPENVKNRKIIDIGHRILDTNTIIEIALKLEFEYLLYYKKIKKYLETVATNDYSLNKILERATQAESQFSILMKTSKIAILGVDKDNYLCSCNEAAEKILGKSSNNLIGNNAEDILPYIPFREVRENKEEIREKLIKINEEYINLNIIPIIKADNYMGAFAIFQEFKEEEKKQIELRRQLLNKGHKAKYTFEDIIGENEEIKKLKERGRKIAQKDIDILITGESGTGKELFVHALHNSSKRKEYPFVAINCAAIPENLLESELFGYEEGAFTGAKKGGKIGLFEYAHKGTLFLDELEGMSPALQVKLLRVLQEKEIMRLGGDKVINVDVRIIATTNEELRDLIKQGKFRKDLYYRLNVFPFIIPPLRDRIDDLYLLTEKFMNESKGNFRFSSKAKEAFEKYNWDGNIRELKNYIEYLSFLDEEIIEFQELPPAIKEYYIETTEKEKKDIETKKEEILINLFGDRFEDYLFVLKKIEEATKNGESSGRQRLSELSKKHSVYLTEQEIRSILKKLENLEFIKVFKGRKGNIISEKGKEILEKY, encoded by the coding sequence ATGAAAAAAAGAATTTCAATAATAACTAATGCAAAAGAAATAAGAAGTGCAATGAAAGAACAAGTGGAATTTATATTTGATGGACTTGTTGATTGTGATATTTATAGTATAGAAGATGGTTCTATTAATAATTTAAAAAAATCTGATTTGTATCTTCTTTCAAGTAGTGCCTATGAATTTTTAGATGATAAATTTTTAAAAAATAAAAATATTGTAATAGCTGATTTAACATTAACAAAAGAGAATCTTAATTATTTAAAGAATTTTCCTAATAAGACTAAGATTATATTTTTTAATGTAAGTTTTAAAATGGCTATAGAAACAATTTCTATGATGTATCACTTAGGAATAAATAATATAGAGTTTATTCCAGCTTATCCAAATATGGAGAATTTTCCAGATGGAGAAATAATTATGACTCCAGCAGAAACTCAATTACTTCCAGAAAATGTAAAAAATAGAAAAATAATTGATATTGGACATAGAATATTAGATACAAATACAATAATAGAAATTGCTTTGAAATTAGAGTTTGAATATCTTTTATATTATAAAAAGATAAAAAAATATTTAGAAACTGTAGCTACTAATGATTACAGTTTAAATAAAATATTAGAAAGAGCTACTCAAGCTGAAAGTCAATTTTCTATCCTTATGAAAACAAGTAAAATTGCCATTTTAGGAGTTGATAAAGATAATTATCTTTGTTCTTGTAATGAGGCAGCTGAAAAGATATTGGGAAAATCAAGTAATAATTTAATAGGAAATAATGCTGAAGATATTTTACCATATATTCCTTTTAGAGAGGTAAGAGAAAATAAAGAAGAAATTAGAGAAAAACTTATAAAAATAAATGAGGAATATATTAATTTGAATATAATTCCTATAATAAAAGCAGATAATTATATGGGAGCTTTTGCTATTTTTCAAGAATTTAAAGAAGAAGAGAAAAAACAAATAGAACTTAGAAGACAACTTTTAAATAAAGGACATAAAGCAAAATATACTTTTGAGGATATAATCGGAGAAAATGAAGAAATAAAAAAATTAAAAGAAAGAGGAAGAAAGATTGCTCAAAAAGATATAGATATTTTAATAACTGGAGAAAGTGGAACAGGAAAAGAATTATTTGTTCATGCTTTACATAATTCTTCTAAGAGAAAAGAATATCCATTTGTAGCTATAAACTGTGCTGCTATACCAGAAAATCTTCTTGAAAGTGAGTTATTTGGTTATGAAGAGGGAGCTTTTACAGGAGCTAAAAAAGGTGGAAAGATAGGACTTTTTGAATATGCTCATAAGGGAACATTATTTTTAGACGAATTAGAGGGAATGAGTCCAGCTTTACAAGTAAAATTATTAAGAGTTTTACAAGAAAAAGAGATAATGAGATTAGGTGGAGATAAGGTTATAAATGTAGATGTAAGAATTATAGCCACTACAAATGAAGAGTTGAGAGATTTGATAAAACAAGGAAAATTTAGAAAAGACCTTTATTATAGATTAAATGTATTTCCATTTATAATTCCCCCATTAAGAGATAGAATAGATGATTTATATCTTTTAACAGAAAAATTTATGAATGAAAGTAAGGGAAACTTTAGATTTTCATCAAAAGCAAAAGAAGCTTTTGAAAAATATAATTGGGATGGAAATATTAGAGAATTAAAAAATTATATAGAATATTTAAGTTTTTTAGATGAAGAAATTATAGAGTTTCAAGAACTTCCACCAGCTATAAAAGAATATTATATAGAAACTACAGAAAAAGAAAAGAAAGATATTGAAACCAAAAAAGAGGAAATTCTAATAAATTTATTTGGAGATAGATTTGAGGATTATTTATTTGTTTTGAAAAAAATAGAAGAAGCTACAAAAAATGGCGAAAGTAGTGGTAGACAAAGATTAAGTGAGTTGAGCAAGAAACATAGTGTCTATTTAACAGAGCAAGAAATAAGAAGTATTTTAAAGAAACTGGAGAACCTAGAATTTATAAAAGTTTTTAAAGGAAGAAAAGGAAATATAATATCTGAGAAAGGAAAAGAGATATTAGAAAAATATTAA
- a CDS encoding glutaredoxin: MKVTVIGSHLCKDTVDALDILKNKKIEVEFLNISEDLTSLKKYLSYRETEEMYNEVRKNGGIGIPLLILEDGTKTFDIDKIY; the protein is encoded by the coding sequence ATGAAAGTAACAGTTATAGGAAGTCATTTATGTAAAGATACAGTAGATGCTCTAGATATATTAAAAAATAAAAAAATAGAGGTAGAATTCTTAAATATATCAGAAGATTTAACATCTTTAAAAAAATACTTATCATATAGAGAGACAGAAGAGATGTATAATGAAGTAAGAAAAAATGGAGGAATTGGAATACCATTATTAATTTTAGAGGATGGAACAAAAACTTTTGATATAGATAAAATCTATTAA
- a CDS encoding sigma-54 interaction domain-containing protein has translation MSQKIITIIARNIKIIDSMIKDLKLVFGETILYNYITYSMLEDNIEIKGDLILVSHHNETEKIKHHLKKDIKILIFQRTFWEEDIKILLKLPKGTKALVVNDSVMNTIQSTNSLNNLNLSNVTFIPYLKDKEIDESISVAITPDEEKYVPDWINKVINIGNRHLDIITFLDIIHYLKIYDDKILDNLLNYCSRTINDFMGIKSQYRKTTIENLQLKYLLKNINQGILVIDSKNTIILSNDYIQKLINLYIEDGKTKMEEIFDKNIFELLKNMNKSIESVTLDTREIIVKHEKEDYYGEERDVFYFNDVTYLHLLENTIKEKVINKGYIANKSFEDIIYKSEKMKECIEKLKIFAKSDKTILIEGQSGTGKEILAQSIHNYSIRKIYPFIAINCAALPESLLESELFGYEKGAFTGASHNGKLGLFEQANNGTIFLDEIGDMPLSLQAKLLRVLQEKQVMRLGSSKVISINVRIIAATNQDLKTKISEGKFREDLYYRLNVLPSKIPILSDRKEDILPIFYHFTKLKKVSNDIEKKLLNYSWPGNVRELQNVAEYYLIMKDTAHPLPEFMNFLNSEDVIKEKVLKIISLSEGIGREKLYEKLSGEISEYKLRKIIEKLKKEGKIKVLKGRKGIVLN, from the coding sequence ATGTCTCAAAAAATAATAACAATTATAGCTAGAAATATAAAAATAATTGATTCAATGATAAAAGATTTAAAATTAGTTTTTGGAGAAACAATTTTATATAATTATATCACTTATAGTATGTTAGAAGACAATATTGAAATAAAAGGAGATTTGATTTTAGTTTCTCATCATAATGAAACAGAGAAGATAAAGCATCATTTAAAAAAAGATATAAAAATATTAATCTTTCAAAGAACATTTTGGGAAGAAGATATAAAAATTCTTTTAAAATTACCAAAAGGAACAAAAGCTCTAGTTGTTAATGATAGTGTAATGAATACTATTCAATCTACTAACTCTTTAAATAACTTAAACCTTTCAAATGTAACTTTTATTCCCTATTTAAAAGATAAAGAAATAGATGAAAGTATCAGTGTAGCAATAACTCCAGATGAAGAAAAATATGTACCTGATTGGATTAATAAGGTTATAAATATAGGTAATAGACATCTAGATATTATTACTTTTTTAGATATTATTCACTATTTAAAAATTTATGATGATAAGATACTAGATAATTTATTAAATTATTGTAGTAGAACAATTAATGACTTTATGGGAATAAAATCACAATATCGTAAAACAACTATTGAAAATTTACAACTAAAATATTTATTGAAAAATATTAATCAAGGAATTTTAGTGATTGATTCAAAAAATACAATAATTTTGAGTAATGATTATATACAAAAATTAATAAACTTATATATTGAAGATGGAAAAACAAAAATGGAAGAAATTTTTGATAAAAATATATTTGAGTTATTAAAAAATATGAATAAAAGCATAGAAAGTGTAACACTAGATACTAGAGAAATAATAGTTAAACATGAAAAAGAAGATTATTACGGAGAAGAGAGAGATGTATTTTATTTTAATGATGTAACATATTTACATTTATTAGAAAATACAATAAAGGAAAAAGTAATAAATAAAGGTTATATAGCTAATAAAAGCTTTGAAGATATAATATATAAATCAGAAAAAATGAAAGAATGTATAGAAAAATTAAAAATTTTTGCAAAATCAGATAAAACTATTTTGATTGAAGGGCAAAGTGGAACTGGAAAAGAAATTTTAGCTCAATCTATACATAACTATTCTATAAGAAAAATATATCCGTTTATAGCTATAAACTGTGCTGCTTTACCAGAAAGTTTATTAGAAAGTGAGTTATTTGGATATGAAAAAGGAGCTTTTACAGGAGCTAGCCATAATGGAAAGTTAGGATTATTTGAGCAAGCGAATAATGGGACAATTTTTTTAGATGAAATAGGGGATATGCCTTTGAGCTTACAAGCTAAGTTATTAAGAGTTTTACAGGAAAAACAAGTGATGAGATTAGGAAGTAGTAAGGTAATATCTATCAATGTTAGAATTATAGCAGCAACAAACCAAGACTTGAAAACTAAAATTTCAGAAGGAAAATTTAGAGAAGATTTATATTATAGATTGAATGTTTTACCTTCAAAAATTCCAATTTTATCAGATAGAAAAGAGGATATTCTTCCAATTTTCTACCATTTTACAAAATTAAAAAAAGTATCTAATGATATAGAAAAAAAATTATTGAATTATTCTTGGCCTGGAAATGTTAGAGAGCTTCAAAATGTAGCAGAATATTATTTAATAATGAAAGATACAGCACATCCTTTACCAGAATTTATGAATTTTTTAAATTCGGAGGATGTAATAAAAGAGAAAGTTTTAAAAATAATTAGCTTATCTGAAGGAATAGGTAGAGAAAAATTGTATGAAAAATTATCTGGAGAAATTAGTGAATATAAATTAAGAAAGATTATAGAAAAACTGAAAAAAGAAGGAAAAATAAAAGTATTAAAAGGACGAAAAGGTATAGTATTAAATTAA
- a CDS encoding serine dehydratase subunit alpha family protein produces MKELTILIKNDMKPALGVTEPGAIAFAVSKAKSYLKEEVEKVEVLLNSGIYKNAFTCGIPNSNEFGNKFSAALGLVGGNPEKELESLEDVTEEDNKKAQKLIDEGKIEVKLNKISSDIFIEVELKTKSESCKLTIEDTHTNITSIILNDKEIFSKKTEKTQAKKEEIVIHKYSLKDILEYVETVDYNEIKFVLDAHKMNLDLFQEGLSNPRTTFVKEFYRLNGNKIFSDDVLKTAQLICNGAIEARVLGLNEPAMSITGSGAHGIITTLPLYAEYKVKNLSEEKLARATMLSYLICTYIKEYSGRLSAFCGCGIAGGTGVACGIGYLRGANEKEITNIINNMASGITGMICDGGNQGCTMKGIVATDSAFRSVELAMNNIFISNIHGINGNTPEETMKNMGKIASPGMEETEKVIVDIFQEK; encoded by the coding sequence ATGAAAGAATTAACAATATTAATAAAAAATGATATGAAACCAGCCCTTGGAGTAACAGAGCCTGGAGCTATAGCTTTTGCTGTATCAAAGGCTAAAAGTTATTTAAAAGAGGAAGTTGAAAAGGTAGAAGTTTTATTAAATTCAGGAATATATAAAAATGCTTTTACTTGTGGAATTCCAAACTCTAATGAATTTGGAAATAAATTTTCAGCTGCTTTAGGTTTAGTTGGAGGAAATCCTGAAAAAGAGTTGGAGTCTTTAGAAGATGTGACAGAAGAAGATAATAAAAAAGCTCAAAAACTTATTGATGAGGGAAAAATAGAGGTAAAATTAAATAAAATAAGTTCAGATATTTTTATTGAAGTAGAATTAAAAACTAAAAGTGAAAGTTGTAAATTAACAATAGAGGACACTCATACAAATATCACTTCAATTATTTTAAATGATAAAGAGATTTTTAGTAAAAAAACAGAGAAAACTCAAGCTAAAAAAGAAGAAATTGTAATTCATAAATATTCTTTAAAAGATATATTGGAATATGTAGAAACTGTAGATTATAATGAAATAAAATTTGTCTTAGATGCTCATAAAATGAATTTAGATTTATTTCAAGAGGGGTTATCAAATCCAAGAACAACTTTTGTAAAAGAGTTTTATAGATTAAATGGAAATAAAATATTTTCAGATGATGTATTAAAAACAGCTCAACTTATATGTAATGGAGCTATAGAAGCTAGAGTTTTAGGATTAAATGAACCAGCTATGAGTATTACAGGTTCTGGAGCTCATGGAATAATTACAACTTTACCTTTATATGCAGAATATAAGGTAAAAAATTTAAGTGAGGAAAAATTAGCTAGAGCAACAATGTTAAGTTATTTAATTTGTACTTATATAAAAGAATATTCTGGAAGATTGTCAGCTTTCTGTGGTTGTGGAATAGCTGGAGGAACAGGAGTAGCTTGTGGAATTGGATATTTAAGAGGAGCTAATGAAAAGGAAATAACAAATATTATTAATAATATGGCATCTGGTATAACTGGAATGATTTGTGATGGAGGAAATCAAGGGTGTACAATGAAAGGAATTGTAGCCACAGATTCAGCTTTTCGTTCAGTAGAATTAGCTATGAATAATATATTTATTTCAAATATCCATGGAATAAATGGAAATACTCCAGAAGAAACTATGAAAAATATGGGAAAAATAGCTTCTCCAGGAATGGAAGAAACTGAAAAAGTTATAGTGGATATATTTCAAGAAAAATAA
- a CDS encoding MalY/PatB family protein produces MKYNFNEKIDRSKNHSAKWEELEMKFGRKDLTPMWVADMDIKAAPEIVEAMKEKVEQEIFGYVYRPASYYETAAKWVEKRFGYTISPNSLIHSPGVVPSMSILVKMFTKPNDKILIQSPVYPPFASSVKDNGRTLVENKLIKDEKGYYTVDFKDLEEKLSSGEISLFILCSPHNPVGRVWSKDELKKMGDLCVKYNVRIIADEIWRDLIMPGHKHTPLGSVSKEIEDITITLFSPTKTFNLAGLQASFATFPREEERKAFDTVLGQMDVKRNNPFSLVAFEAAYEKCEDWLGELIEHINGNFDYVMDFVEKRLPNVKVYKPEGTYLMWLDFNNIGIPQDKIQSFLINEARVAMNEGGSFGENGKGFGRLNVACPRYMVEEAMERIEKAIKNIK; encoded by the coding sequence ATGAAATATAATTTTAACGAAAAAATTGATAGAAGTAAAAATCATTCAGCTAAATGGGAAGAGCTAGAAATGAAATTTGGAAGAAAAGACTTAACTCCTATGTGGGTAGCTGATATGGATATAAAAGCTGCTCCAGAAATAGTTGAAGCAATGAAAGAAAAAGTTGAACAAGAGATATTTGGTTATGTATATAGACCAGCTTCTTATTATGAAACAGCTGCTAAATGGGTAGAAAAAAGATTTGGATATACTATATCTCCAAACTCTTTAATCCATAGTCCAGGTGTTGTACCAAGTATGTCTATATTAGTGAAAATGTTTACTAAACCAAATGACAAAATTTTAATTCAATCACCTGTATATCCACCATTTGCTTCATCAGTAAAAGACAATGGAAGAACATTAGTAGAAAATAAACTTATAAAAGATGAAAAAGGATATTATACAGTTGATTTTAAAGATTTAGAAGAAAAATTATCTTCTGGAGAAATCTCTTTATTTATTTTATGTAGTCCACACAATCCAGTAGGAAGAGTTTGGTCAAAAGATGAATTGAAAAAAATGGGAGATTTATGCGTAAAATATAATGTAAGAATTATTGCTGATGAAATTTGGAGAGATTTAATTATGCCAGGACATAAACACACTCCATTAGGTTCAGTTAGTAAAGAGATAGAGGATATAACTATTACATTATTTTCACCTACAAAAACATTTAACCTAGCTGGACTTCAAGCTTCTTTTGCTACATTCCCAAGAGAAGAAGAAAGAAAAGCTTTTGATACAGTATTAGGTCAAATGGACGTTAAGAGAAATAATCCATTTAGTTTAGTGGCTTTTGAAGCAGCTTATGAAAAATGTGAAGATTGGTTAGGAGAATTAATCGAACATATAAATGGAAATTTTGATTATGTAATGGATTTTGTAGAAAAAAGATTACCTAATGTAAAAGTTTACAAACCAGAGGGAACATATTTAATGTGGTTAGATTTTAATAATATAGGAATTCCTCAAGATAAAATTCAAAGTTTCTTAATTAATGAAGCTAGAGTTGCTATGAATGAAGGTGGAAGCTTTGGAGAAAATGGAAAAGGATTTGGAAGATTAAATGTAGCTTGTCCTAGATATATGGTAGAAGAAGCTATGGAAAGAATAGAAAAAGCTATTAAAAATATAAAATAA
- a CDS encoding dicarboxylate/amino acid:cation symporter — MEKKKGIWEAYKFSIILVGAIIIGSLIGVYLGEGAKKLKPFGDLFINGMFTIVVPLVLVTISSSIAGMNDMNRLGKILKTLLLTFVGTGIIAFIYVFITVKVFPPAQGVELSMPAAEALKPFQTGDQIVKAITVTDFPELISRKNMLPLIIFSIVFGLCVNMIGEKGRIIARGLEALSEVFLKMIGLLMYYAPIGLGAYFAALIGEHGKELLGSYARAMAIYYPLCLVYMFTAFPLYGYIAAGKEGVRALKHVISPAITAVATQSSIATLPVNLDACKEIGVPKDIREIVLPIGATAHMDGTVLSSILKISFLFGIFQVPFEGMGTYLSALALSVVGGVVMSGVPGGGLIGEMLIVTMYGFPAEAFPIIATIGYLVDPFATMINASGDTMASMLITRVVEGKDWMKKNLG; from the coding sequence ATGGAAAAGAAAAAAGGAATATGGGAAGCCTATAAATTTTCAATCATTTTAGTAGGAGCTATAATAATTGGAAGTTTAATAGGAGTTTATTTAGGAGAAGGGGCAAAAAAATTAAAGCCTTTTGGAGATTTATTTATTAATGGTATGTTCACTATTGTTGTTCCATTAGTATTAGTTACAATCAGTAGTTCTATTGCTGGAATGAACGATATGAATAGATTAGGAAAAATTTTAAAAACATTGCTTTTAACATTTGTCGGAACAGGAATTATTGCTTTTATTTATGTATTTATAACAGTAAAAGTATTTCCACCAGCTCAAGGAGTAGAATTAAGTATGCCTGCTGCTGAAGCTTTAAAACCATTCCAAACAGGAGACCAAATAGTAAAAGCTATAACAGTAACAGATTTTCCAGAATTAATATCTAGAAAAAATATGTTACCATTAATAATTTTCTCAATAGTATTTGGACTTTGTGTAAATATGATTGGAGAAAAAGGAAGAATAATAGCTAGAGGATTAGAAGCATTATCAGAAGTATTTTTAAAAATGATAGGACTTTTAATGTACTATGCTCCAATAGGATTAGGAGCTTATTTTGCTGCTTTAATTGGAGAACATGGTAAAGAATTATTAGGTTCTTATGCTAGAGCAATGGCTATTTATTATCCTTTATGTTTAGTATATATGTTTACAGCTTTCCCTTTATATGGGTATATAGCAGCTGGAAAAGAAGGAGTAAGAGCTTTAAAACATGTAATTTCACCAGCAATTACAGCTGTAGCTACTCAAAGTAGTATAGCTACTCTTCCTGTAAATTTAGATGCTTGTAAAGAAATTGGAGTTCCAAAAGATATAAGAGAAATAGTACTTCCAATAGGAGCTACAGCTCATATGGATGGAACAGTTTTAAGTTCAATTTTAAAAATATCTTTCTTATTTGGAATCTTCCAAGTACCATTTGAAGGAATGGGAACATATTTAAGTGCTTTAGCCCTATCAGTAGTAGGTGGAGTTGTTATGTCAGGAGTACCTGGTGGAGGATTAATTGGAGAGATGTTAATCGTTACTATGTATGGATTCCCAGCTGAAGCTTTCCCAATCATAGCTACAATAGGATATTTAGTTGACCCATTTGCTACAATGATAAATGCTAGTGGAGATACAATGGCTTCTATGTTAATAACAAGAGTTGTTGAAGGAAAAGATTGGATGAAGAAAAATTTAGGTTAA
- a CDS encoding glutaredoxin has product MKVTVIGSHLCEDTRNALEVLKSKGVEIEFFNISESLDSLKKYLSYRETEDMYKKVRENGGIGIPLLILEDGTKTFDINEIVK; this is encoded by the coding sequence ATGAAAGTAACAGTTATAGGAAGTCACTTATGTGAAGATACAAGAAATGCTTTAGAGGTATTAAAAAGTAAAGGGGTAGAAATAGAATTTTTTAATATTTCTGAAAGTTTAGATTCTTTAAAAAAATACTTATCATACAGAGAAACAGAAGATATGTATAAAAAAGTAAGAGAAAATGGTGGAATAGGAATTCCATTATTAATTTTAGAAGATGGAACAAAAACTTTTGATATTAATGAAATAGTAAAATAA
- a CDS encoding dicarboxylate/amino acid:cation symporter produces MEKRKQSIWEAYKFSIILIGAILIGSYIGARFGESAKKLKPLGDLFINGMFTIVVPLVFVTISSSISAMSDMKRLGKILKTLLLTFVGTGMFAFIYIFCVVKIFPPAQGVDLVLETPEALKTLHTGEQIVRALTVTDFPELISKANMLPLILFSIVFGLCINMIGEKGKIIARGLDALAEVFLKMIGLLMYYAPIGLGAYFAALVGEYGDKLIGSYARAMLIYYPLCIVYMFTAFPLYGYISGGKDGVKALKNLISPAITAVATQSSIATLPVNLEASKKIGIPKDIREIVLPIGATAHMDGTVISSILKISFLFGVYQIPFEGTGTYLSALALSVIGGVVMSGVPGGGLIGEMLIVNMYGFPPEAFPIIATIGYLVDPPATMINASGDTVAAMIITRVVEGKDWLKKNLG; encoded by the coding sequence ATGGAAAAAAGAAAACAAAGTATATGGGAAGCCTATAAATTTTCAATAATTTTAATAGGTGCTATACTAATAGGTAGTTATATAGGTGCTCGTTTTGGTGAAAGTGCTAAAAAGTTAAAACCATTGGGAGATTTATTTATCAATGGTATGTTTACTATTGTTGTTCCTTTAGTTTTTGTTACAATAAGTAGCTCTATTTCTGCTATGAGTGATATGAAAAGACTGGGAAAAATATTAAAAACATTACTTTTAACATTTGTTGGAACAGGAATGTTTGCGTTTATATATATTTTTTGTGTAGTAAAAATATTTCCACCAGCTCAAGGAGTAGATTTAGTTTTAGAAACTCCAGAAGCTCTAAAAACTCTTCATACAGGTGAACAAATTGTAAGAGCTTTAACAGTAACAGATTTTCCAGAATTAATTTCTAAGGCAAATATGTTACCACTAATTCTTTTCTCAATAGTATTTGGATTATGTATAAATATGATTGGAGAAAAAGGAAAAATAATAGCTAGAGGATTAGATGCTTTAGCTGAAGTATTTTTAAAAATGATAGGACTTTTAATGTATTATGCTCCAATAGGATTAGGAGCTTATTTTGCTGCTTTAGTAGGAGAATATGGAGATAAATTAATAGGTTCTTATGCTAGAGCTATGTTAATATATTATCCTTTATGTATAGTTTATATGTTTACAGCTTTTCCATTATATGGATATATTTCAGGAGGAAAAGATGGAGTAAAAGCTTTAAAAAATTTAATTTCACCAGCAATTACAGCTGTGGCTACCCAAAGTAGTATTGCTACACTTCCTGTAAACTTAGAAGCTAGTAAGAAAATAGGTATTCCAAAAGATATAAGAGAAATAGTACTTCCAATAGGAGCTACAGCTCATATGGATGGAACAGTTATAAGTTCTATTTTAAAAATTTCTTTCTTATTTGGTGTATATCAAATTCCATTTGAAGGAACAGGAACTTATTTAAGTGCTTTGGCTCTATCAGTAATAGGTGGAGTTGTTATGTCAGGAGTACCTGGTGGTGGATTAATAGGAGAGATGTTGATTGTTAATATGTATGGATTCCCACCTGAAGCTTTCCCAATTATAGCTACAATAGGATATTTAGTTGACCCACCAGCTACAATGATAAATGCTAGTGGAGATACAGTAGCAGCTATGATTATTACAAGAGTTGTTGAAGGTAAAGATTGGCTTAAAAAAAATCTAGGATAA